The DNA window ACGCTCGGTGCGAAACACGCCACCTCGAACCAGGATGCTCCCACACAGGCATGCGGCCAGTCCACGAACCACACGCCTGGTCCAGGCCCACCCGAGTCCATCAGGAGGTTGTCAGCCCGAATGTCAAAGTGCAGCAGGGTGTCACCCTCCACCGCTTTCGGCGCGTGGGCTTCCAGGGTGACCAGGGCGCCCAGATGCCGGGCACTCCACGCATCGAGGGGCGCCACCAGCTCCCCTGCCGTCTCCGGGTCACTCAAGCGTTTCCAGCCGTTCAGCGACCTCGCCACCGTGTCACCCGCGAGACCCACGGTGGGGGGCCGCAGCGGTGACGGCGTCAGCGCCAACCACAACTTGGTCAGGGCCACCATCACATGGTCCAGGTTATCGCCGCGCCAGGGTAGTTCCGGGGATCGGCCCTGGGCCGCTTCGCACACCAGGACCACCCAGCCGTCGTCCAGGGCAGCTTCAATGTGGTCTCGGACGCTGGGAGGCAGGTCGGTTCCAGCGACGGAACCGACTATGGATCGTGGTCCATTTGCCGAACCGTTCAGGGACATCACGCCAGGGCGCGCCCGTTCGGAGTACCCAAATGATTCCACTGATGCTGGGCCGGTGGTTAAGGTATGGCCGCCCATGACCGACTTGCGGATGCAACAATGGGCCGAGTCGCTGCCGTTGATCGTCAGTAATTTCTTCACGGCACAGCAGCAAATCCTACTGGCAATGGGAGAGCACGTCCCCTTGGCCTACACGCCGTAGGGGCACAGGCGCAGCGTCCGGATACCTTCGCCCTGGTTCTCCTGGATCTCAACAACTTCAAAGAAGTGAATGACAAGCATGGACACCTGGAAGGTGACCGGGTCCTGAAGGAAGTCGCGCTGGCCTTGAAAGAACAGACGCGTGAGTCCGATCAGGTGTTCCGGATGGGTGGCGACGAATTCCTGATTCTGATGGCTGACGCTTCTGAGGAGGATGTCCAGGCGTTGGGGCACAGGCTCTTGTGGGTTTAGGGTTTTGGGGACTCATTTCTGTCACGGGGTTGAAAGAACCGGAACCCTACAGTGCGTCCAATTTCAATCGAGGTGCCCATGATTGCAGCGCTCCCAGACATCCTCACTCACCTCGTCCACTGCCGCACGGACCGGCAGCTACGCGATGAGCTGCAACGCGCACTGGACGCTCACCACCTGCCTCTCCACCTTGTCGGTGATCATCCCTGGACGCTCGAACTCAACGACGGGATCCCAGAACCTCACCTGGAGTACGTCAGATTCTTCACTGCCAGCCTCAACGCACTGCGTCACCAACTCCACCAGCAACAGGACGTCGCGCAATTGTGCACCCTGGCCCTGACTTTCGCCGGCAAGGGCGATTTCAGTGAAGCACTGCAGGACGCGACTGGGCAGCTCAGGCGCATTCTCAAACTCGACAGCCTGACTGGTCTCCGGGACGTGGCCGGCACCCTTCAGGTCGAACCAACTTGGTGTGACGGTCCACCCACCATGAGGCAATTCACGCCCACAGATCTTCACCTCGTTCGAGAGGGCGCCCCTGTCGAGCTCGATGGTGGCGTACTCCTGCCCTTCCCGGGCCAGTACCGCGCCCGCATCGCCTTCTGGATGGAAGCGCCTGCACGCACCTGGACAGAAGATGAGCTCGACCTGCTGGCCCAGACAGCACACGTTGTTGGTATGGAGTACGAACGGGTGCTAGCCCAACGGCATCTGCGGACCCTGCTTCGGCTCCAGGCCAGCTTCCTCAGCATGGATCCGGATGCCGCCTACCAGCCGCTGCTGGAGCGAGCGATCAGCCTGATCCCAGGAGCTGAAAGTGGGTCACTGCTCATCCGGGCGGGGCAACACTTCCAGTACGCGGCAACGGTCAATTTCGACCCTCAGGAACTACAGAACGTGACATTCGAACTCAACGTCACCCGCGACCGCTGGTATGGCCTGGGAGACGACGCCTGGCTTCGGGGGGAACCCCGGATCCTGACGCGCTCGCTGCTGCCGGTCCAGGGGGTGAGCTACCTGAAGGACGGTCGTCCAGCGCACCGGCATCTGGACAGTGTCGACACCCTGGAAGCCAACATCGGTGTACCCATCCTTCACCACGGTCAGGTGTACGGCTTCCTGAATATCGACAACCACACGGACGCAGACGTTTTTGGAAAGGATTCCCTCGAGGTGGCACGAACGTTCGCCGTCCAGGCAGCGGTGCTCCTGCATGAGGCGGCGCAGCGCAGCAGCATTCAGCTGGCGGCCCGCACGGACGCTTTGACCGGGTTGC is part of the Deinococcus malanensis genome and encodes:
- a CDS encoding phosphotransferase → MSLNGSANGPRSIVGSVAGTDLPPSVRDHIEAALDDGWVVLVCEAAQGRSPELPWRGDNLDHVMVALTKLWLALTPSPLRPPTVGLAGDTVARSLNGWKRLSDPETAGELVAPLDAWSARHLGALVTLEAHAPKAVEGDTLLHFDIRADNLLMDSGGPGPGVWFVDWPHACVGASWFEVACFAPSVAMQGGPQPEGLMARRPNELQPSPADLLAGVA
- a CDS encoding transposase; translation: MLLCREEITDDQRQRLGPLLHPQVGHGRPYLNHRPSISGIIWVLRTGAPWRDVPERFGKWTTIHSRFRRWNRPASQRPRPH
- a CDS encoding GGDEF domain-containing protein codes for the protein MDLNNFKEVNDKHGHLEGDRVLKEVALALKEQTRESDQVFRMGGDEFLILMADASEEDVQALGHRLLWV
- a CDS encoding sensor domain-containing diguanylate cyclase; protein product: MIAALPDILTHLVHCRTDRQLRDELQRALDAHHLPLHLVGDHPWTLELNDGIPEPHLEYVRFFTASLNALRHQLHQQQDVAQLCTLALTFAGKGDFSEALQDATGQLRRILKLDSLTGLRDVAGTLQVEPTWCDGPPTMRQFTPTDLHLVREGAPVELDGGVLLPFPGQYRARIAFWMEAPARTWTEDELDLLAQTAHVVGMEYERVLAQRHLRTLLRLQASFLSMDPDAAYQPLLERAISLIPGAESGSLLIRAGQHFQYAATVNFDPQELQNVTFELNVTRDRWYGLGDDAWLRGEPRILTRSLLPVQGVSYLKDGRPAHRHLDSVDTLEANIGVPILHHGQVYGFLNIDNHTDADVFGKDSLEVARTFAVQAAVLLHEAAQRSSIQLAARTDALTGLQNRRGFMEALRREVALAHRHGMPLAMLVADMRGFKAVNDTLGHTAGDEALIRVGNVLRNALRAGDSVFRWSPRAVTEGNAPSEQVFRWGGDEFAVLLPGTPPAGAELVKARLQEAVRRLQVGTLGLELNMGVATLQTGDTDGSRLVHEADAEMYREKHARMPAGR